A genomic stretch from Erigeron canadensis isolate Cc75 chromosome 9, C_canadensis_v1, whole genome shotgun sequence includes:
- the LOC122583836 gene encoding uncharacterized protein LOC122583836, whose amino-acid sequence MVYKFAKKSKEDIKMADSSASYIHMVHHLIEECLIFNMSKEECMESLSKHANIMPAITSTVWNELEKVNKDFFETYNHTRRDHHHQTQSISSSSSSSSCLSSSSSSSP is encoded by the exons ATGGTGTACAAATTTGCTAAGAAATCAAAAGAGGACATAAAGATGGCTGATTCTTCTGCTTCTTACATTCACATG GTGCACCATCTAATAGAAGAGTGTTTAATATTCAATATGAGCAAAGAAGAATGCATGGAATCCCTTTCTAAGCATGCAAACATCATGCCGGCTATCACTTCAACCG TGTGGAATGAGCTTGAAAAGGTGAATAAAGACTTCTTTGAGACATACAACCACACGAGAAgggatcatcatcatcaaacacaatCGATTTCATCGTCGTCGTCGTCCTCTTCTtgtttatcatcatcatcatcatcatcaccatag
- the LOC122581477 gene encoding protein SLOW GREEN 1, chloroplastic encodes MELSLTKITSPFTKTTSFPSFTHTANPISKSITFPKTTSFRSLPKIKSSIYNNHTISPTPKTLNPNLPSFIKTTFITGVTVAAVILSRFPTKPSIAVAAPPPPPTVEVTEEEKTHEKTLEEQLDKHPDDKNVLKSLMEVKIKIGKVQEAIGILNQLINLEPEDSEWQLLKYHLHSYSGDHDSAKSGFEQILEKDPFRVEAYHGLVMAASASESLDALKDIEKRVLEGMEMCKKSKKKDDVRDFKLLLAQIRVIQGEYDEALKIYEELSKEEARDFRPYLCQGIIYTLLGKNDEAEKMFGKYRRLVPKGHPYTRYFDENMVATKVFAQKVENERAFSKS; translated from the coding sequence atggaACTCTCTCTCACTAAAATCACCTCTCCTTTCACCAAAACGACATCGTTTCCTTCCTTCACCCACACTGCTAACCCCATCTCAAAATCAATCACTTTCCCCAAAACGACATCGTTTCGATCCTTACCCAAAATAAAATCATCCATTTATAATAACCACACCATTTCACCAACCCCCAAAACCTTAAACCCTAATTTACCATCTTTCATCAAAACCACGTTCATCACCGGCGTCACCGTCGCCGCCGTGATCCTCTCACGTTTTCCGACCAAACCCTCAATTGCCGTCGCAGCTCCTCCACCACCACCCACCGTCGAAGTAACCGAGGAAGAAAAAACACACGAAAAGACATTGGAAGAACAGCTGGACAAACACCCAGATGACAAAAATGTCTTGAAATCCTTAATGGAAGTCAAGATTAAAATAGGTAAAGTACAAGAAGCAATAGGTATTTTAAATCAGTTAATTAACTTAGAACCCGAAGATAGCGAATGGCAATTGTTGAAATATCATTTACATTCTTATAGTGGGGACCATGATTCCGCAAAATCCGGATTTGAACAGATTTTAGAAAAAGACCCTTTTCGTGTCGAGGCGTATCACGGGTTAGTAATGGCGGCGTCTGCAAGCGAGTCGCTTGACGCGCTGAAAGACATCGAAAAAAGGGTTTTAGAAGGGATGGAAATGTGTAAAAAATCGAAAAAGAAAGACGATGTTAGGGATTTTAAGTTATTGTTAGCGCAAATTCGGGTTATTCAAGGGGAATATGACGAGGCGTTAAAGATTTACGAGGAGTTGAGTAAGGAAGAGGCGAGGGATTTTAGGCCGTATTTATGTCAAGGGATAATTTATACGTTGTTAGGGAAAAACGATGAGGCGGAAAAGATGTTTGGAAAGTATAGGAGGCTTGTGCCGAAAGGACATCCTTATACGAGATATTTTGATGAGAATATGGTTGCTACGAAAGTTTTTGCGCAAAAAGTGGAGAACGAGCGGGCGTTTTCCAAGAGTTGA